A genomic segment from Micromonospora echinaurantiaca encodes:
- a CDS encoding aldo/keto reductase — protein sequence MDLDQPTVPLPGEVRMPLLGFGTWQATGKAGYDAVLAALDAGYRHIDTATMYGNEEEVGRAVQESGLRREDIFLTTKLPPERVGRERETIEASLRALGTDHVDLWLVHWPPSNPADSIPVWREMLAARDEGLTRAVGVSNYSTAEIDELIQATEENPAVNQIPWSPFLYDRQRHIEHRDRGVVLEGYSPFKRSDLSDPVLTRIAGAHGVSPAQVVLRWHIDHEIVVIPKSVTPERIRANADVFQFALTAEEIRDIDALGST from the coding sequence ATGGACCTGGACCAGCCCACCGTTCCGCTGCCCGGCGAGGTGCGGATGCCCCTGCTCGGCTTCGGCACCTGGCAGGCCACCGGCAAGGCCGGCTACGACGCCGTGCTGGCCGCGCTGGACGCCGGCTACCGGCACATCGACACCGCCACCATGTACGGCAACGAGGAGGAGGTCGGCCGGGCGGTGCAGGAGAGCGGGCTGCGCCGCGAGGACATCTTTCTCACCACGAAGCTCCCGCCGGAGCGGGTGGGCCGGGAGCGGGAGACCATCGAGGCGAGCCTGCGCGCGCTCGGCACCGACCACGTCGACCTGTGGCTGGTGCACTGGCCGCCGTCGAACCCGGCGGACAGCATCCCGGTCTGGCGGGAGATGCTGGCCGCCCGGGACGAGGGGCTGACCCGGGCGGTGGGGGTGAGCAACTACAGCACCGCGGAGATCGACGAGTTGATCCAGGCCACCGAGGAGAACCCGGCGGTCAACCAGATCCCGTGGAGTCCCTTCCTGTACGACCGCCAGCGGCACATCGAGCACCGGGACCGGGGTGTGGTGCTGGAGGGCTACAGCCCGTTCAAGCGGAGCGACCTCTCCGATCCGGTGCTCACCCGGATCGCCGGCGCGCACGGCGTCTCGCCGGCTCAGGTGGTGCTCCGCTGGCACATTGACCACGAGATCGTGGTGATCCCGAAGTCGGTGACGCCGGAGCGGATCCGGGCCAACGCCGACGTGTTCCAGTTCGCGCTGACCGCCGAGGAGATCCGCGACATCGACGCGCTGGGCAGCACCTGA
- a CDS encoding DNA polymerase ligase N-terminal domain-containing protein encodes MADRLEEYRRKRDAARTPEPVPRRAPKRKKPADGAGRFVIQQHHARSLHWDLRLEHEGVLASWAVPRGLPREPGRNHLAVHTEDHPMEYLTFHGEIPAGEYGGGRMTIHDRGTYRAEKWRDDEVIVVLDGERTSGRYVLFATGGKEGRDWMVRRTDPAPEGWTGMPELVRPMLPSPGGKLPRDQREWGYELRWDGVRAVAYVSGGRLRLLSDTDEEVTGSYPWLRDMAEELAPTEAVLDGVLVRIDRAGRVRPARGGRATADAQYLIFDLLWLEGVTSVELPYAQRRELLDGLALTGAHWQTPPWFPGTGAEALRTAREQGLPGVVAKRLDSVYEPGRRSRRWLSIDTS; translated from the coding sequence GTGGCCGACCGGCTGGAGGAGTACCGGCGCAAGCGGGACGCGGCACGCACCCCGGAGCCGGTGCCGCGGCGCGCACCCAAGCGGAAGAAGCCGGCCGACGGCGCCGGCCGGTTCGTCATCCAGCAGCACCACGCCCGGAGCCTGCACTGGGACCTGCGGCTCGAACACGAGGGCGTGCTCGCCTCCTGGGCGGTGCCGCGCGGCCTGCCCCGCGAGCCCGGCCGCAACCACCTCGCCGTGCACACCGAGGACCACCCGATGGAGTACCTCACCTTCCACGGTGAGATTCCGGCCGGCGAGTACGGCGGCGGCCGGATGACCATCCACGACCGGGGCACCTACCGCGCGGAGAAGTGGCGCGACGACGAGGTGATCGTCGTGCTCGACGGCGAGCGGACCAGCGGCCGGTACGTCCTCTTCGCCACCGGCGGCAAGGAGGGCCGCGACTGGATGGTCCGGCGCACCGATCCGGCTCCGGAGGGCTGGACCGGCATGCCGGAGCTGGTCCGCCCGATGCTCCCCAGCCCGGGCGGGAAGCTGCCCCGGGACCAGCGCGAGTGGGGCTACGAGCTGCGCTGGGACGGGGTGCGCGCGGTCGCGTACGTCTCCGGCGGTCGGCTGCGGCTGCTCTCCGACACCGACGAGGAGGTCACCGGGTCGTACCCCTGGCTGCGGGACATGGCCGAGGAGCTGGCGCCCACCGAGGCCGTGCTGGACGGAGTGCTGGTACGCATCGACCGCGCCGGCCGGGTGCGGCCGGCGCGCGGCGGCCGGGCCACCGCGGACGCCCAGTACCTGATCTTCGATCTGCTCTGGCTGGAGGGGGTGACCAGCGTCGAACTGCCGTACGCGCAGCGCCGGGAGCTGCTCGACGGTCTGGCGCTGACCGGTGCGCACTGGCAGACTCCGCCCTGGTTTCCCGGCACCGGCGCCGAGGCCCTGCGGACCGCTCGCGAGCAGGGGCTGCCCGGGGTGGTGGCCAAGCGACTCGACTCGGTCTACGAGCCGGGCCGACGCAGCCGGCGCTGGCTGAGCATCGACACCAGCTGA
- a CDS encoding threonine synthase encodes MYLTHLECPRCGREHDADKPRNLCDCGSPLLARYDLAAVAEVVTPERFGLRPADLWRYRELLPVADPRHVTTLGEGWTPLLRAPAYGAEIGIAELLVKDEGLTPTGSFKARGAAIGVSRARELGVARIAMPTNGNAGAAWATYAARAGLGATVVMPVDAPGICRRECVAAGADLRLVDGLIGDAGRLVAELVAGSAGAVFDAGTLREPYRLEGKKTMGYEIVEQLGWQVPDVIIYPTGGGVGLIGIHKALQELQELGWIGDRPPRLVAVQSTGCAPIVRAFAAGEERAQPWADAHTVAFGITVPAPLGDELILAALRASGGTAVAVEDAEILTDLRDFAAREGLLLCPEGAACLTAARQLRAGGWIRAGERVVVLNTGAGLKYPETVDVAGVPVLPS; translated from the coding sequence GTGTACCTGACCCACCTGGAGTGCCCACGCTGCGGCCGGGAACACGACGCCGACAAGCCGCGCAACCTCTGCGACTGCGGGTCGCCGCTGCTGGCCCGCTACGACCTGGCCGCGGTGGCCGAGGTGGTCACCCCGGAACGGTTCGGGCTGCGCCCGGCCGACCTGTGGCGCTACCGGGAGCTGCTGCCGGTGGCCGACCCGCGGCACGTGACCACGCTGGGCGAGGGCTGGACGCCGCTGCTGCGCGCCCCGGCGTACGGTGCGGAGATCGGTATTGCCGAGCTGCTGGTCAAGGACGAGGGGCTGACCCCGACCGGGTCGTTCAAGGCGCGCGGCGCGGCGATCGGCGTGAGCCGGGCCCGGGAGCTGGGCGTGGCACGGATCGCGATGCCGACCAACGGCAACGCGGGCGCCGCCTGGGCGACGTACGCCGCGCGGGCCGGGCTGGGCGCGACGGTGGTCATGCCGGTGGACGCGCCGGGCATCTGCCGGCGGGAGTGCGTGGCGGCCGGCGCCGACCTGCGCCTGGTCGACGGACTGATCGGCGACGCCGGGCGGCTGGTCGCCGAGCTGGTGGCCGGCTCGGCGGGCGCGGTCTTCGACGCGGGCACGCTGCGCGAGCCGTACCGGCTCGAGGGCAAGAAGACCATGGGGTACGAGATCGTCGAGCAGCTCGGCTGGCAGGTGCCGGACGTGATCATCTACCCGACCGGTGGCGGGGTGGGGCTGATCGGCATCCACAAGGCGCTGCAGGAGCTGCAGGAGCTGGGCTGGATCGGCGACCGGCCGCCCCGGCTGGTGGCCGTCCAGTCGACCGGGTGCGCCCCGATCGTCCGGGCGTTCGCCGCCGGCGAGGAGCGCGCCCAGCCCTGGGCGGACGCGCACACGGTGGCGTTCGGCATCACCGTGCCGGCCCCGCTCGGCGACGAACTGATCCTGGCCGCGCTGCGGGCCAGCGGTGGCACCGCGGTGGCGGTCGAGGACGCCGAGATCCTGACCGACCTGCGCGACTTCGCCGCCCGGGAGGGGCTGCTGCTCTGCCCGGAGGGGGCCGCCTGCCTGACCGCCGCCCGGCAGCTGCGGGCGGGTGGGTGGATCCGGGCCGGCGAGCGGGTGGTGGTGCTCAACACCGGCGCCGGCCTGAAGTACCCGGAGACGGTGGACGTGGCCGGGGTGCCGGTGCTGCCTTCCTGA
- a CDS encoding glycoside hydrolase family 15 protein: protein MDQPAISDYGFLSDCRSGALVGRDGSIDWWCPDRFDAPSVFGRILGPQAGHWLLAPVAAGRAGHRVERSYRPDTLVLRTVHHTPEGSVAVTDALAAELGARGHELGRNSPAVLLRVVEGLSGRVPMVLDFCPRPDYGLLTPYLHDQPDGGVLAACGSVTLTLRGDGLPLRAGRDRVRHEFAVSAGDVVGFDLAYGPAYGDPPARLDPAVALAETVQAWEAYRESHHYPGEYADLVRHSATVLTGLTYTRSGAVAAALTTSLPEELGGNRNYDYRLSWLRDFAMTLRAFWVAACPYEASRLFAWVARSIGQVGQMPVPVMFGLAGERDLSEHELAHLPGYAGSRPVVVGNDAWRQRQLDVPGEVILAIWQLGDYLGTSFDKELREMVLGLAEQVATTWHLPDRGMWEAREEERHYLSSKVLCWAAMDKAVALAPRLGESADPRRWAAVRDEIRATVLREGWNDRVGAYTASFGSAELGGSALYLPVVRFLPATDPRMRATIEAVERELGTPDGLVRRWADEPAAFLLCSFWLVECLVMAGERERARRLFERVVEHANDVGLLSEQIDPRDGAQLGNTPQALSHVGLINAAWRLTAPTAE from the coding sequence GTGGACCAGCCGGCGATCTCCGACTACGGCTTCCTGTCCGACTGCCGCTCCGGCGCGCTGGTCGGCCGGGACGGCTCGATCGACTGGTGGTGCCCGGACCGGTTCGACGCCCCCTCGGTGTTCGGCCGGATCCTGGGCCCGCAGGCCGGGCACTGGCTGCTGGCGCCCGTCGCCGCCGGTCGGGCCGGGCACCGGGTGGAGCGCTCCTACCGACCGGACACCCTGGTGCTGCGTACCGTGCACCACACTCCCGAGGGCAGCGTCGCGGTGACCGACGCGCTGGCCGCCGAACTCGGTGCCCGGGGACACGAGCTGGGCAGGAACTCGCCGGCGGTGCTGCTGCGGGTGGTCGAGGGGCTCAGCGGCCGGGTGCCGATGGTGCTGGACTTCTGCCCCCGACCGGACTACGGGCTGCTCACCCCGTACCTGCACGACCAGCCGGACGGCGGGGTGCTGGCGGCGTGCGGCTCGGTGACGCTGACGCTGCGCGGCGACGGCCTGCCGCTGCGCGCCGGGCGGGACCGGGTCCGGCACGAGTTCGCGGTCTCCGCCGGCGACGTGGTCGGTTTCGACCTGGCGTACGGGCCCGCCTACGGTGACCCGCCCGCGCGGCTGGACCCGGCCGTCGCGCTCGCCGAGACGGTGCAGGCGTGGGAGGCGTACCGGGAGTCGCACCACTACCCCGGCGAGTACGCCGACCTGGTCCGGCACAGCGCCACCGTGCTGACCGGCCTCACGTACACCCGCAGCGGCGCGGTGGCCGCGGCGCTCACCACGTCGCTGCCGGAGGAGCTCGGCGGCAACCGCAACTACGACTACCGCCTCTCCTGGCTGCGCGACTTCGCGATGACCCTGCGCGCCTTCTGGGTGGCCGCCTGCCCGTACGAGGCGTCCCGCCTCTTCGCCTGGGTGGCCCGCTCGATCGGTCAGGTCGGCCAGATGCCGGTGCCGGTGATGTTCGGCCTGGCGGGGGAGCGGGACCTCTCCGAGCACGAACTCGCACACCTGCCCGGCTACGCCGGCAGCCGGCCGGTGGTCGTCGGCAACGACGCCTGGCGGCAACGCCAGCTGGACGTCCCGGGCGAGGTGATCCTGGCCATCTGGCAGCTGGGCGACTACCTCGGCACCAGCTTCGACAAGGAGTTGCGCGAGATGGTGCTCGGGCTGGCCGAGCAGGTGGCCACCACCTGGCACCTGCCCGACCGGGGGATGTGGGAGGCCCGGGAGGAGGAGCGGCACTACCTGTCGTCGAAGGTGCTCTGCTGGGCGGCGATGGACAAGGCGGTGGCGTTGGCGCCCCGGCTCGGCGAGAGCGCCGACCCGCGGCGGTGGGCCGCGGTCCGGGACGAGATCCGGGCCACCGTGCTGCGCGAGGGCTGGAACGACCGGGTGGGGGCGTACACCGCGTCCTTCGGCTCGGCCGAGCTGGGCGGCTCGGCGCTCTACCTGCCCGTGGTGCGCTTCCTGCCGGCGACCGACCCGCGGATGCGCGCCACCATCGAGGCGGTCGAGCGGGAACTGGGCACCCCCGACGGGCTGGTCCGGCGCTGGGCCGACGAGCCGGCGGCCTTCCTGCTCTGTTCGTTCTGGCTGGTGGAGTGCCTGGTGATGGCCGGCGAGCGGGAGCGCGCCCGGCGGCTGTTCGAGCGGGTGGTCGAGCACGCCAACGACGTGGGCCTGCTCAGCGAGCAGATCGACCCGCGCGACGGCGCGCAGTTGGGCAACACCCCGCAGGCGCTCTCGCACGTCGGCCTGATCAACGCGGCCTGGCGGCTCACCGCGCCGACCGCCGAGTGA
- a CDS encoding cupin domain-containing protein yields the protein MEHFTIATVAEKSPDFRRVLWTGAHTQLVIMTIPPGGEIGEEVHEDIDQILTFVSGTGEARVAGEKREVVQGDLVVVPAGTKHNFVNTGPNPLVLYTVYGPPEHADQAVHRTKEEADAAEAAGEDEPPTS from the coding sequence ATGGAGCATTTCACGATCGCGACCGTCGCCGAGAAGAGCCCGGACTTCCGGCGGGTGCTGTGGACCGGTGCGCACACCCAGTTGGTGATCATGACCATCCCGCCGGGCGGTGAGATCGGCGAGGAGGTCCACGAGGACATCGACCAGATCCTGACCTTCGTCAGCGGCACCGGCGAGGCCCGGGTCGCCGGGGAGAAGCGCGAGGTCGTCCAGGGGGACCTGGTGGTGGTGCCGGCCGGCACGAAGCACAACTTCGTCAACACCGGGCCGAACCCGCTGGTCCTCTACACCGTCTACGGCCCGCCGGAGCACGCCGACCAGGCGGTGCACCGCACCAAGGAGGAGGCGGACGCGGCGGAGGCCGCCGGCGAGGACGAGCCGCCCACCTCCTGA
- a CDS encoding septum formation initiator, with translation MRRRSILAVAGWLATAVVATLIGLAAIRLVGESITGTPGGVLSQREVERLLAAEPTSPGPTTAAPGPSGATPSAPAAGRRVFTTAGGTAVAECVPGGVRLVSWSPAQGYRAGDVDRGPDDDVEVKFEGPSGEHELKVRCVGREPVAVPDD, from the coding sequence ATGCGCCGCCGTTCGATCCTCGCCGTCGCCGGGTGGCTGGCCACCGCCGTGGTCGCCACCCTGATCGGGTTGGCGGCGATCCGGTTGGTGGGGGAGAGCATCACCGGTACCCCGGGCGGCGTGCTCAGCCAGCGGGAGGTCGAGCGGTTGCTGGCCGCCGAGCCAACCTCGCCCGGCCCGACCACCGCGGCACCCGGCCCGTCCGGCGCCACGCCGAGCGCGCCCGCCGCGGGCCGGCGGGTGTTCACCACCGCGGGCGGCACCGCGGTGGCGGAGTGCGTGCCGGGCGGGGTGCGGCTGGTGTCCTGGTCGCCGGCCCAGGGTTACCGGGCCGGCGACGTCGACCGGGGGCCCGATGACGACGTCGAGGTGAAGTTCGAGGGCCCGTCCGGCGAGCACGAACTGAAGGTGCGCTGCGTGGGGCGGGAACCGGTGGCCGTCCCCGACGACTGA
- a CDS encoding response regulator transcription factor yields the protein MARLLLIEDDLTIRTPLIRALHERGHAVAAASTAMTGLRDALDERPDLVVLDLGLPDLDGRELLRMLRAVSPVPVIVATARDDETEIVRVLDAGADDYVVKPFTAAQLDARIRAVLRRGPAGAGTDDPTLVVGGLRIDPRSRQVSLDGEPVELTPREFDLLHHLAGRPGEVVTKRELLTEVWQIPYGGADKTVDVHLSWLRRKLGENAQQPRYLHTVRGVGVRLEAPGEAG from the coding sequence GTGGCCCGCCTGCTGCTCATCGAGGACGACCTGACGATCCGCACCCCGCTGATCCGGGCGCTGCACGAACGCGGACACGCGGTGGCGGCCGCCTCGACCGCGATGACCGGGCTGCGCGACGCCCTGGACGAGCGGCCCGACCTGGTCGTGCTCGACCTCGGGCTGCCCGATCTCGACGGCCGCGAGCTGCTGCGGATGCTGCGGGCGGTCAGCCCGGTGCCGGTGATCGTGGCCACCGCCCGCGACGACGAGACCGAGATCGTCCGGGTCCTCGACGCCGGCGCCGACGACTACGTGGTCAAGCCGTTCACCGCCGCCCAACTGGACGCCCGGATCCGGGCGGTGCTGCGGCGCGGTCCGGCCGGCGCCGGGACGGACGACCCGACCCTGGTGGTCGGCGGGCTGCGGATCGACCCCCGCTCCCGCCAGGTGAGCCTGGACGGCGAACCGGTCGAGCTGACCCCGCGCGAGTTCGACCTGCTGCACCACCTGGCCGGCCGGCCCGGCGAGGTGGTCACCAAGCGGGAGCTGCTCACCGAGGTGTGGCAGATCCCGTACGGCGGCGCGGACAAGACCGTCGACGTGCACCTCTCCTGGTTGCGCCGCAAGTTGGGGGAGAACGCCCAGCAGCCCCGCTACCTGCACACCGTGCGGGGGGTCGGGGTGCGGCTGGAGGCACCCGGGGAGGCCGGGTGA
- a CDS encoding sensor histidine kinase, with product MRARLALLVAAVSVLTLAAFLVPLALLVRTVAEDRATVRATADAQSLVSVVGTADPETIRLTVEQLAAESGRPVSVFLPDGTVLGAAAPRTPAVALAERGRSLTAESARGREVVIAVQGRPDGTGVIRTEVPRAELTAGVTRSWLVLALLGVLLVLIGLAVADRLARTLVRPISELSAVSHRLANAELDARVAPAGPAELREVAGALNHLAGRIQVLLAQERERVADLSHRLRTPLTALRLEAESLRDPKDADRVTAAVDGLERAVTGLIQQARWRSPAAGPAVADAAAIVAERVAFWSVLAEDTGRAVTLDLAPGPLPVAVPADELAAAVDALLGNVFAHTPEGTAFGVRLALDAGQVVLAVTDEGPGIPAGTVRRGASPAGSTGLGLDIARRAAQAGGGRLELGSTPDGGAEVLLTFGPPAA from the coding sequence GTGAGGGCGCGACTGGCCCTGCTGGTGGCCGCGGTCAGCGTGCTCACCCTGGCCGCCTTCCTGGTGCCGCTGGCGCTGCTGGTGCGTACCGTCGCCGAGGACCGGGCCACCGTCCGGGCGACCGCCGACGCGCAGAGCCTGGTGTCGGTGGTGGGCACGGCGGACCCGGAGACCATCCGGCTGACCGTCGAGCAGCTCGCCGCCGAGTCCGGCCGGCCGGTCAGCGTCTTCCTGCCCGACGGCACCGTGCTCGGCGCCGCCGCCCCGCGTACGCCCGCCGTGGCGTTGGCCGAGCGGGGGCGGAGCCTGACCGCGGAGTCGGCGCGGGGACGCGAGGTGGTGATCGCGGTGCAGGGCCGGCCGGACGGCACCGGGGTGATCCGCACCGAGGTCCCGCGCGCCGAGCTGACCGCCGGGGTGACCCGGTCCTGGCTGGTGCTGGCCCTGCTCGGCGTGCTGCTGGTGCTGATCGGGCTGGCCGTCGCCGACCGGTTGGCCCGCACCCTGGTCCGGCCGATCAGCGAGCTCTCCGCGGTGTCGCACCGGCTCGCCAACGCCGAGCTGGACGCCCGGGTGGCCCCGGCCGGGCCGGCCGAGCTGCGCGAGGTGGCCGGCGCCCTCAACCACCTGGCCGGCCGGATCCAGGTGCTGCTGGCGCAGGAACGGGAGCGGGTGGCGGACCTCTCGCACCGGCTCCGCACCCCGCTGACCGCGCTCCGGCTGGAGGCCGAGTCGCTGCGCGACCCGAAGGACGCGGACCGGGTCACCGCGGCGGTGGACGGGCTGGAACGGGCGGTCACCGGCCTGATCCAGCAGGCCCGCTGGCGGTCGCCGGCGGCCGGTCCGGCGGTCGCGGACGCGGCCGCGATCGTGGCCGAGCGGGTGGCGTTCTGGTCGGTGCTGGCCGAGGACACCGGGCGGGCGGTCACCCTCGACCTGGCGCCCGGGCCGCTGCCGGTCGCGGTGCCCGCCGACGAACTGGCCGCCGCCGTGGACGCGTTGCTCGGCAACGTCTTCGCGCACACCCCGGAGGGCACCGCGTTCGGCGTCCGGCTCGCCCTCGACGCGGGACAGGTGGTGCTCGCGGTCACCGACGAGGGCCCCGGCATCCCGGCCGGCACGGTCCGGCGCGGCGCCAGCCCGGCCGGGTCGACCGGTCTCGGGTTGGACATCGCCCGCCGGGCGGCGCAGGCCGGCGGCGGCCGGCTGGAGCTCGGCAGCACCCCCGACGGGGGCG